The Dethiosulfovibrio peptidovorans DSM 11002 genome has a window encoding:
- the thiW gene encoding energy coupling factor transporter S component ThiW, producing the protein MTHENTSTSSIALRRLTVAGLLTATALLLSGVSVPFGPTKCFPFQHAVNAIAGVLLGPWWAAGAALVTSILRVAMGTGTIFAFPGSIPGALAVGLAYRFIRKDWCALAEPLGTGPIGATLSALLIAPAMGKSVGMWALQGAFLTSAIPGCIIGYAVILGLRKSGIRIE; encoded by the coding sequence ATGACCCACGAAAACACCTCGACCAGTTCAATCGCCCTAAGACGGCTCACCGTCGCTGGACTGCTCACCGCCACCGCACTGCTGCTTTCGGGAGTATCGGTACCCTTCGGCCCAACCAAATGTTTTCCCTTTCAGCACGCGGTAAACGCCATAGCCGGAGTTCTGCTGGGACCCTGGTGGGCTGCGGGGGCGGCTCTGGTGACCAGCATACTGCGAGTTGCCATGGGAACCGGAACCATCTTCGCCTTCCCTGGCAGCATACCAGGAGCTCTGGCGGTGGGACTGGCCTACCGATTCATCCGCAAAGACTGGTGCGCCCTGGCGGAACCCCTAGGCACCGGCCCGATAGGAGCGACCCTATCGGCACTGCTGATAGCTCCCGCCATGGGGAAATCGGTCGGAATGTGGGCTCTCCAGGGAGCGTTCCTGACAAGCGCCATTCCGGGGTGTATCATAGGATATGCCGTCATATTGGGCCTGAGGAAATCGGGCATAAGGATAGAATAA
- a CDS encoding threonine synthase: protein MLKCLRCGASCGDDEPIWRCPDCGGHLDHITEKLLSISPEEIKRGPLSMWRYSKTMPVRSPEKAVTMGEGLTPLIPVELDGVKPLVKMDFLCPTGSYKDRGISVLVSRLRELGITSLIEDSSGNAGAAMAAYCTAGGLNCSVYVPDYTSAGKCVQIEAYGAELIRVPGTREDTTDAAMAAARETYYGSHNWSPWFVEGVKTFAYEIWEQLGWTAPDHLVLPLGQGSLVLGAYRALSELRDMGLIDHIPKIHGVQSANCAPLARAYESGLDVPENITKAETVAEGISSATPLRGAEVLEAVKRSRGSIVAVDEKPIVEGIFALASRGIYVEPTSAVVVPGISKLMESGAISKGETTVVFLSGSGLKATDKILELRRKIK, encoded by the coding sequence ATGCTTAAATGCTTAAGGTGCGGGGCCTCCTGCGGGGACGATGAACCGATCTGGAGATGCCCCGATTGCGGAGGCCATCTTGACCACATAACGGAAAAACTCCTATCCATATCGCCGGAGGAGATAAAACGAGGCCCACTCTCCATGTGGAGATACAGCAAAACCATGCCGGTGAGATCGCCGGAAAAGGCCGTGACTATGGGAGAGGGTCTCACCCCCTTGATCCCGGTGGAACTGGACGGGGTCAAGCCCCTGGTCAAGATGGACTTCCTCTGCCCCACAGGCTCCTACAAGGACAGAGGAATATCGGTATTGGTAAGTCGACTCAGAGAACTGGGAATAACCTCCCTTATAGAGGACTCGTCGGGCAACGCAGGAGCAGCCATGGCCGCATACTGCACCGCAGGAGGACTGAACTGCTCGGTCTACGTGCCGGACTACACCTCGGCGGGAAAATGCGTTCAGATAGAGGCCTACGGCGCCGAGCTGATCAGGGTTCCCGGAACCAGAGAGGACACCACCGATGCCGCCATGGCGGCGGCACGAGAAACCTACTACGGCAGCCACAACTGGAGCCCATGGTTCGTAGAGGGCGTCAAGACCTTCGCCTACGAGATATGGGAACAGCTGGGCTGGACCGCCCCGGACCACCTGGTCCTGCCTCTGGGACAGGGAAGTCTCGTTCTGGGAGCCTACAGGGCACTTTCTGAACTCCGTGATATGGGACTGATAGACCATATACCTAAAATTCACGGCGTCCAATCGGCCAACTGCGCCCCTCTGGCCCGGGCCTACGAGTCTGGGCTGGACGTGCCGGAAAACATAACCAAGGCGGAGACAGTGGCGGAGGGCATCAGCTCGGCCACCCCTCTCAGAGGCGCCGAGGTCCTGGAGGCGGTAAAACGGTCGAGGGGATCCATAGTGGCTGTGGACGAGAAACCCATAGTTGAAGGAATCTTCGCCCTGGCCTCAAGGGGAATCTACGTGGAACCAACCAGCGCGGTGGTGGTTCCAGGGATCTCAAAACTGATGGAGTCCGGCGCTATATCAAAGGGAGAGACGACGGTGGTGTTTCTCAGCGGATCAGGTCTGAAGGCCACAGACAAGATCCTGGAGCTGAGGAGGAAGATAAAATGA
- a CDS encoding signal peptidase II: MKPASLASFVAIGTYGCSVAVRRIGLPAVWNKGVAFSSLENGSKWASMVGFAVLLAVTAMADKKPAPTRNGLIFLWGGAMGNMIDRLLYGAVMDYIPVPFWPGGLYLNVADLALIGGALSILWGTFKIKNQEKTQKEGKP; encoded by the coding sequence TTGAAACCGGCATCTTTAGCTTCTTTCGTTGCGATAGGAACCTACGGCTGCTCCGTCGCCGTACGCCGTATTGGCCTTCCGGCCGTCTGGAACAAAGGGGTCGCCTTCTCGTCGCTGGAGAACGGCTCGAAATGGGCCTCCATGGTCGGCTTCGCCGTTCTTCTGGCGGTCACGGCGATGGCAGACAAAAAACCAGCCCCCACGAGAAACGGACTGATCTTCCTATGGGGAGGTGCCATGGGGAACATGATAGACCGCTTGCTCTACGGAGCGGTCATGGACTATATACCGGTGCCGTTTTGGCCCGGAGGGCTCTATCTGAACGTTGCCGATCTGGCCCTGATCGGAGGCGCTCTGTCGATATTGTGGGGAACGTTTAAAATAAAAAACCAGGAAAAAACACAAAAGGAGGGGAAACCATGA
- a CDS encoding DUF3375 domain-containing protein yields MDLDYRTLEYLRQNHPAWRLLRAQNAPLIASFLYRVFVAPNIRVISQSDLAEMLEDDLFVLRQNAGTDRFPGTALGYLNDWSDNDKGWLRKFYPSGTDEPHFDLTPATEKALVWLESLIERVFVGTESRLLTLFELLRQMSEGTEADPDIRVAELRKRRDEIDDEIGRVLSGEVSLLDDTALKDRFQQFVQIARALLSDFREVEHNFRSLDRRVRERIALWDGSKGALLEEIMGERDAISSSDQGRSFQAFWDFLMSQSRQEELTSYLDHVLSLDPIAEMEPEPRLRRVHYDWLEAGEHAQRTVARLSEQLRRFLDDQAWLENRRIMDILHSVESHAVALRDEHPSGGFTYMDETSPTVDLPMEKPLYKAPFKPLLDQVILEEGHSDLDMDELYSQVIIDRDALSRNIRRELQTRGQISLGEVIALNPLRQGLTELVAYLDLSSLWPYVVVDEEEKEKVCWRNEDGAFRSAIMPRIILARSR; encoded by the coding sequence ATGGATCTTGACTACCGAACTTTAGAGTATCTTCGGCAAAACCATCCGGCCTGGCGCTTGCTTCGGGCACAGAACGCTCCTTTGATCGCCAGCTTTCTCTACAGGGTGTTCGTAGCCCCCAATATTAGGGTTATCTCTCAGAGCGATCTAGCGGAGATGCTGGAGGACGATCTTTTTGTACTACGACAAAACGCTGGAACCGATCGTTTCCCAGGTACGGCTTTGGGGTATCTTAACGACTGGTCCGACAACGATAAGGGGTGGTTGCGGAAGTTCTATCCCTCCGGAACCGACGAGCCTCATTTCGACCTGACTCCTGCGACTGAAAAGGCCTTGGTCTGGCTTGAAAGTTTGATCGAGAGGGTTTTCGTAGGTACCGAATCCCGACTTTTAACCCTTTTCGAGCTGTTGCGTCAGATGAGCGAGGGAACAGAGGCTGATCCGGATATAAGGGTGGCGGAGCTTAGAAAGCGCAGAGATGAGATAGACGATGAGATAGGTCGTGTTCTTTCCGGAGAGGTTTCCCTTCTGGACGACACTGCCTTGAAGGATCGGTTCCAGCAGTTCGTCCAGATAGCCCGGGCTCTTTTGTCAGATTTTCGAGAGGTTGAACATAATTTTCGATCCCTCGATAGACGGGTTAGAGAGCGTATTGCCCTCTGGGATGGCTCGAAGGGGGCTTTACTGGAGGAGATAATGGGAGAAAGGGACGCCATCTCGAGCTCCGACCAGGGGAGGAGCTTTCAGGCTTTCTGGGATTTTCTCATGTCTCAGTCCAGGCAAGAAGAGCTTACCTCCTATCTGGATCACGTGTTGTCTCTGGATCCCATAGCTGAGATGGAGCCGGAACCGAGGTTGCGAAGGGTTCACTACGATTGGCTCGAGGCGGGAGAGCATGCCCAGAGGACGGTGGCTAGGCTTTCGGAACAGCTCCGGCGTTTTCTTGACGATCAGGCCTGGTTGGAGAATCGCCGTATCATGGATATATTGCACAGTGTGGAGAGCCACGCTGTGGCGTTAAGGGACGAACACCCCTCGGGGGGTTTTACCTATATGGACGAAACCTCTCCTACTGTAGATCTTCCAATGGAGAAACCGCTCTATAAGGCGCCGTTTAAACCTCTTTTAGATCAGGTGATACTGGAGGAAGGGCATTCCGATTTGGATATGGATGAACTGTACTCCCAGGTGATTATCGACAGGGATGCTTTGTCTCGAAATATTCGAAGAGAGCTTCAGACTAGGGGGCAGATCAGTCTGGGGGAGGTTATCGCCCTCAATCCCCTTCGTCAGGGGCTGACCGAACTGGTGGCCTATCTCGATCTGTCTTCCCTGTGGCCCTACGTGGTGGTGGACGAGGAAGAGAAGGAGAAGGTGTGTTGGCGGAACGAGGATGGAGCTTTCCGAAGCGCTATCATGCCTCGGATTATACTTGCGAGGAGCAGATGA
- the mntA gene encoding type VII toxin-antitoxin system MntA family adenylyltransferase antitoxin, which translates to MIDKVRTYLDHRDDVLLAFVFGSYASGRAREDSDLDVAVYMKYPICGADKSIKDKLENLSGKMVDLVVLNDIDPIISMEVLQNGIPVKMDDKTYRAFFAKTVSMYEDIKIIRKEAEEKLVGFFS; encoded by the coding sequence ATGATAGACAAGGTAAGAACCTATCTAGACCATAGAGACGATGTTTTGCTCGCCTTTGTTTTCGGATCTTACGCATCAGGGAGAGCCAGGGAGGATAGCGATCTAGACGTGGCTGTATATATGAAATATCCGATCTGCGGTGCGGACAAATCGATCAAAGATAAATTGGAGAACTTAAGCGGAAAAATGGTCGATCTCGTCGTCTTGAACGATATCGACCCTATAATTTCCATGGAAGTGCTTCAAAATGGAATTCCGGTAAAGATGGACGACAAGACATATCGAGCTTTTTTCGCAAAAACCGTATCTATGTACGAGGATATAAAAATAATCCGCAAAGAGGCGGAGGAAAAGTTGGTGGGGTTTTTCTCGTGA
- a CDS encoding ATP-binding protein: protein MSEPLNLEFMADDSLAGFRLQRFEAFNWGTFDGKVWTLRLDGKNCLLTGGNGSGKSTLVDGVTTLLVPSHRVAYNKAAGGDARERTLRSYVRGYFKSERQESLGSVKPVALRDDKSYSVILGVFRNSGYEKTVTLAQVFWTKDPSAQPARLYVACEEDLSILGDFSGFGKDISDLKKRLRRAGVTTFDSFPNYGGWFKRRFGIKDDQALDLFHQTVSLKSVGNLTDFVRSHMIEPFDVVSRIDALIGHFESLNSAHEAVLKAKRQLDQLEPLVDDWKRHGKLADSVRELRECREALQPWFASLKVDLLERRLATLRSELNRHGAAVVDLEERRRFQKKQEIELRRSIAENGGDRLERIGQEIARDREEMERRKIRESRYRELIEVLEESPATDMEAFVRQRQGLSELREEYDRTDVETQNELNEFGVALSRERDEFRRLTSEIDGLKARRSNIDERQIAIRKTICDALSLSEEDMPFVGELVQVREDQRDWEGAAERLLRNFGLSLLVPDRHYASVEEFVDRTSLKGRLVYFHVRDGGSSGVTSLKPDSLVHKLQVKPDSPFYDWLEREFSRRFNLICCTSSERFRREISAITRSGQIKTPGGRHEKDDRFDLNDRSRYVLGWSNREKIAALEDKARARSRRMSEFSAEMKVLSDRREVLKVRLQALSGLFEYRDFREIDWRSVSLSISKLEDERKVLEASSDRLRVLSSQLVTLEAEISKIEDLLKDKYDKKSRTEERITSVGESLEAVHQIMEQADEDLVRRFPSLERMRDDAIGNKPITLDSCIAREQEMRAWLQAKIDGEDGKIARLREKIVKAMTEYRREWPLDTKDVDADVGSGGDFSSMLDSLRSDDLPRFEERFKELLNENTIREVANFQSQLSMQRETIKERIDLINGSLFQIDYDQGRYIRLEAQMTQDADIRDFQGELRACTEGALTGSEESQYSESKFLQVKRIIERFQGRENYSDMDRRWTSKVTDVRNWFVFAASERWRQDDSEYEHYADSGGKSGGQKEKLAYTVLAASLAYQFGLEWGAVRSKSFRFVVIDEAFGRGSDESARFGLELFKKLNLQLLVVTPLQKIHVIEPFVSAVGFVHCEDGKRSVLRNLSIQEYHDGLDDSGRA, encoded by the coding sequence ATGAGTGAGCCTTTGAATCTGGAGTTCATGGCCGACGATAGTCTTGCCGGGTTCAGACTTCAGCGTTTCGAGGCCTTTAATTGGGGAACCTTCGACGGCAAGGTCTGGACGCTCCGGCTGGACGGAAAAAACTGCCTCCTTACGGGAGGCAATGGGTCGGGAAAGTCGACCCTGGTTGACGGGGTGACCACATTGTTGGTTCCCAGCCATAGGGTGGCCTACAACAAGGCTGCGGGAGGGGACGCTCGAGAACGCACTCTTCGATCCTACGTCCGTGGTTATTTCAAGTCGGAGAGGCAGGAAAGCCTGGGCAGCGTCAAGCCTGTGGCTCTCAGAGACGATAAGAGCTATTCGGTCATACTAGGGGTTTTTCGTAACTCCGGCTACGAGAAGACCGTGACCTTGGCTCAGGTGTTCTGGACGAAGGATCCCTCGGCGCAACCCGCCAGGCTTTACGTCGCCTGTGAGGAAGATCTGTCTATTCTCGGTGATTTTTCCGGTTTCGGAAAGGATATATCGGATCTTAAAAAGCGTCTACGCCGGGCAGGAGTGACCACCTTCGACAGTTTTCCCAATTATGGAGGCTGGTTCAAGCGTCGTTTCGGCATAAAGGACGACCAGGCCCTCGATCTGTTTCATCAGACAGTGTCTCTCAAGTCGGTGGGGAATCTGACCGATTTTGTCCGGAGCCATATGATAGAGCCTTTCGACGTGGTTTCCCGGATAGACGCACTGATAGGCCATTTCGAGAGTTTGAACAGCGCTCACGAGGCGGTTTTGAAGGCGAAGCGCCAGTTGGACCAGCTGGAGCCTCTAGTGGACGATTGGAAACGTCACGGCAAGCTTGCCGATTCCGTCAGGGAGCTGAGGGAATGTCGAGAGGCTTTGCAACCCTGGTTTGCCAGCCTGAAAGTGGATTTATTGGAGAGGCGACTTGCCACACTTCGAAGCGAGCTGAATAGGCATGGCGCCGCCGTGGTGGATCTGGAGGAGAGGCGACGTTTCCAGAAGAAGCAGGAGATCGAGCTTCGTCGCAGTATCGCCGAAAACGGTGGCGATCGTCTGGAGAGGATAGGTCAGGAAATAGCCAGGGATCGAGAGGAGATGGAGCGCCGTAAGATCCGGGAGTCTCGATACAGGGAGTTGATTGAGGTCCTGGAGGAATCTCCTGCCACAGATATGGAGGCTTTTGTAAGGCAGAGGCAAGGTCTGTCCGAATTGAGAGAGGAATACGATCGGACCGATGTGGAGACACAGAACGAGTTGAACGAGTTTGGAGTGGCTCTTTCTCGGGAGAGGGACGAGTTCCGTCGATTGACTTCCGAGATAGATGGTCTGAAGGCTCGCCGAAGCAATATAGACGAGAGGCAGATAGCCATAAGGAAGACTATCTGCGATGCTCTTTCTCTGTCCGAGGAGGATATGCCCTTCGTAGGGGAGCTTGTTCAGGTTCGGGAGGATCAGAGAGACTGGGAAGGAGCGGCGGAGCGCCTCCTCCGTAATTTCGGACTCTCCCTTCTCGTCCCCGACCGGCATTATGCTTCGGTGGAGGAGTTCGTCGACAGGACGTCTTTGAAAGGCCGTCTGGTATATTTTCACGTCAGGGATGGTGGCAGTTCCGGTGTAACCTCTCTCAAGCCCGATTCTCTGGTGCATAAACTTCAGGTTAAGCCCGATTCTCCCTTTTACGATTGGCTTGAGAGAGAGTTCTCGCGAAGGTTTAACCTGATATGTTGTACCTCGTCGGAACGGTTTCGCCGGGAGATCTCGGCTATTACCCGTTCAGGTCAGATAAAGACCCCGGGAGGTAGACACGAAAAAGACGACCGTTTCGATTTGAACGACAGGAGTCGCTACGTCCTAGGCTGGAGCAATCGGGAAAAGATCGCCGCCCTGGAGGATAAAGCGCGAGCCCGTTCTCGTCGTATGTCCGAGTTTTCCGCTGAAATGAAGGTCTTGAGCGATAGACGGGAGGTTCTGAAGGTTCGGCTCCAGGCCCTGTCGGGGCTTTTCGAGTATCGGGATTTCAGGGAGATCGACTGGCGTTCTGTTAGCCTGTCCATCTCCAAGCTGGAGGACGAGAGAAAGGTTCTTGAGGCTTCGTCGGACAGGCTTCGGGTTCTGTCCTCCCAGCTGGTGACCCTTGAGGCGGAGATATCTAAAATCGAAGATCTGTTGAAGGACAAGTACGATAAAAAATCCAGAACGGAGGAGAGAATCACCTCGGTGGGGGAGTCTTTGGAGGCGGTTCATCAGATTATGGAACAGGCCGACGAGGATTTGGTTCGGCGTTTTCCCTCTCTGGAGAGGATGAGAGACGATGCGATAGGAAATAAACCTATCACGTTGGATTCCTGTATTGCGAGAGAACAGGAGATGAGAGCCTGGCTTCAGGCCAAGATAGACGGAGAGGACGGTAAGATCGCGCGGCTTAGGGAGAAAATAGTTAAAGCCATGACGGAATACAGGAGAGAGTGGCCCCTGGATACCAAGGATGTCGACGCCGACGTTGGTTCCGGAGGGGATTTTTCGTCCATGCTGGACAGCCTTAGATCCGACGATTTACCTCGTTTCGAGGAGCGCTTTAAGGAGTTGTTGAACGAAAACACCATTCGAGAGGTAGCCAACTTTCAGTCTCAGCTGAGCATGCAGAGGGAGACTATCAAGGAGAGGATCGATCTTATCAATGGCTCTCTTTTTCAGATCGATTACGATCAAGGTCGTTATATACGTCTAGAGGCTCAGATGACTCAGGATGCCGATATCCGAGATTTTCAAGGCGAGCTCAGGGCCTGTACCGAAGGGGCTCTCACCGGATCGGAGGAATCTCAGTATTCGGAGTCCAAGTTTCTTCAGGTGAAGCGGATTATCGAGCGGTTTCAAGGCAGGGAAAACTACTCCGATATGGATCGCAGGTGGACTTCCAAGGTCACGGATGTCCGTAATTGGTTCGTTTTCGCCGCCAGCGAAAGATGGCGACAGGACGATAGCGAATACGAACATTACGCCGATTCGGGGGGAAAGTCGGGGGGACAAAAGGAGAAGCTGGCCTACACGGTCTTGGCTGCCAGTCTGGCCTATCAGTTTGGTCTGGAGTGGGGGGCCGTGCGGTCCAAGTCTTTCCGTTTCGTCGTTATCGACGAGGCTTTCGGAAGGGGGTCTGACGAGTCTGCCCGGTTCGGGCTCGAGCTTTTTAAAAAACTGAATCTCCAGCTTCTCGTGGTGACTCCGCTACAGAAGATTCACGTGATAGAGCCTTTCGTATCCGCCGTCGGGTTTGTCCACTGCGAGGATGGAAAGCGGTCTGTTTTGAGGAACCTATCCATTCAGGAGTATCACGATGGCCTGGACGACTCCGGAAGAGCTTAG
- a CDS encoding DUF4194 domain-containing protein, with protein sequence MNCAETESLSSVVIPLLKGVVYRDEKPKIWEDLLRLQGFVRDYVKVLGLELNLDESEGYAFLGSVEEEEGADRPRLVARRQLSYPVSLVLALLRKKLAEFDAGGGDVRLILSRDDVVEMVRIFFPEGSDDVRLIDKMDSTLNRIADMGFIRRLKGEEEMIEVRRIIKAFVDAQWLSEFDRRLDEYRQRLVEDDE encoded by the coding sequence ATGAACTGTGCCGAAACGGAGTCTCTTTCCAGCGTTGTGATTCCCCTGTTGAAGGGGGTGGTTTATCGAGACGAGAAGCCCAAGATCTGGGAGGATCTTCTCAGGCTTCAGGGTTTTGTCCGAGATTATGTAAAGGTCCTCGGGCTGGAGCTGAACCTGGACGAGTCGGAAGGCTACGCTTTTTTGGGCTCTGTCGAGGAGGAAGAGGGGGCAGATCGTCCCAGGCTGGTGGCGAGACGACAGCTTTCCTATCCAGTAAGCCTGGTTTTGGCGTTGCTAAGGAAAAAGTTGGCCGAGTTCGACGCTGGAGGCGGCGATGTCCGTCTTATACTGTCTCGGGACGACGTGGTGGAGATGGTCCGTATTTTCTTTCCCGAAGGAAGCGACGATGTCCGTCTGATCGACAAGATGGACTCGACGCTGAACAGGATAGCCGATATGGGTTTTATCCGTCGACTAAAGGGCGAGGAGGAGATGATAGAGGTGCGTCGGATTATCAAGGCTTTCGTCGACGCCCAGTGGCTTTCCGAGTTTGATCGACGATTGGACGAGTATCGTCAGAGGCTGGTGGAAGACGATGAGTGA
- the hepT gene encoding type VII toxin-antitoxin system HepT family RNase toxin — MKDDVLLAKAATIKRCIDRIHQVTEGDMDRIDEWDVQDIVILNLQRAIQAAIDMAAHVVAIKGLGLPRESRENFVMIQQSEGLDRDLSKRLQSMVGFRNIAIHDYQRMDIDILKSVVSNHLDDLLKWGSYCLNL, encoded by the coding sequence GTGAAAGACGACGTTTTACTGGCTAAGGCCGCTACCATAAAACGATGTATCGACAGGATTCACCAAGTTACCGAGGGGGATATGGATCGGATCGATGAATGGGACGTCCAGGATATAGTGATATTAAACCTCCAAAGGGCCATACAGGCCGCCATAGATATGGCGGCCCACGTGGTGGCTATAAAGGGACTGGGGCTTCCCAGGGAGAGCAGGGAAAACTTTGTCATGATTCAGCAGTCTGAGGGGCTGGACCGGGATCTGTCAAAAAGGCTTCAGAGTATGGTTGGGTTCAGAAACATCGCTATTCACGATTATCAGAGGATGGACATCGATATCCTCAAGTCGGTGGTCTCCAACCATCTTGACGACCTCCTTAAGTGGGGCTCTTACTGTCTGAATCTATGA
- a CDS encoding RidA family protein, with amino-acid sequence MIRRIESENAPKPAGCYSQATRVGNFIFTAGQLPVDPTTGKALKGASPAEQTRRILKNIAALLEENGSSLEKVAKATVLIRDVTLWDEVNKAYSEFFTGPVPPARTVASGIDIHNGLDVEIDVIAEVGDS; translated from the coding sequence ATGATCCGTCGCATAGAAAGCGAAAACGCACCGAAACCGGCGGGATGCTACTCCCAGGCAACAAGGGTGGGAAATTTCATCTTCACGGCGGGGCAGCTACCGGTGGACCCTACGACGGGAAAAGCCCTCAAGGGGGCATCTCCTGCGGAACAGACCAGGAGGATACTGAAGAACATAGCGGCGTTGTTGGAGGAAAACGGATCCTCGCTGGAAAAGGTCGCCAAAGCCACGGTCCTCATCAGGGACGTCACACTGTGGGACGAGGTGAACAAGGCATACTCCGAGTTCTTCACCGGCCCGGTTCCCCCGGCCAGAACCGTAGCAAGCGGAATAGACATCCACAACGGTCTGGATGTGGAGATAGACGTGATAGCCGAGGTCGGAGACAGCTGA
- a CDS encoding DUF3322 domain-containing protein, whose product MAWTTPEELRSYVQRLWDRGVILGATVVGESLFPRRLPLKKPTSGELSGSFDSVRRWISLLSEGEGDYRVEWRTVNHRILGENRVPFCVWVDSLEDALSMIGKKRAFRDFSRLVDSTEERCPQLISWIARRPLQALALYKDWSLLLDLVEWMIDHPRPSIYVRQVDLPGVHSKFIEGHRSVLSELFDLVLSRGVIDQTATGASGFCHRYGFREKPRMVRFRVLDSALSLPYAGPDQDVTLTKEAFARLDLDVSKVFITENEVNFLAFPRVPGGMVIFGAGYGFDNLSSAVWLRNRQVFYWGDLDTHGFAILNQFRSVFPRASSFLMDQETLLRHRAFWGLETRPEICDLPRLTEEENALYRRLVENEWGDRIRLEQEHIGFGFLIDGLRRLGS is encoded by the coding sequence ATGGCCTGGACGACTCCGGAAGAGCTTAGGTCCTATGTCCAGCGGCTCTGGGATAGAGGTGTCATCTTAGGGGCTACCGTCGTGGGAGAGTCTCTCTTCCCTAGGCGATTACCTCTAAAAAAGCCTACCTCCGGTGAACTCAGTGGCAGCTTCGATTCCGTCCGTCGCTGGATATCCCTTTTATCCGAGGGGGAGGGGGATTACAGGGTGGAATGGCGTACCGTCAACCACAGGATTCTCGGGGAAAACAGAGTTCCCTTTTGTGTATGGGTGGATTCTTTGGAAGATGCATTGTCCATGATAGGGAAGAAACGTGCTTTCCGCGATTTTTCCCGTCTTGTAGATTCCACGGAAGAACGATGTCCTCAGCTTATATCTTGGATTGCCAGAAGACCGTTACAGGCTTTGGCTCTTTACAAAGATTGGTCTCTTCTATTGGATTTAGTGGAGTGGATGATAGACCACCCCAGGCCCTCGATTTACGTTCGACAGGTGGATTTGCCGGGAGTTCACAGTAAGTTTATAGAGGGGCATCGTTCCGTCTTATCTGAGCTTTTCGATCTGGTCCTTTCCAGGGGCGTTATTGACCAAACGGCTACAGGTGCCAGCGGTTTCTGTCACCGATACGGTTTTCGGGAGAAGCCTCGGATGGTGCGTTTCAGGGTTCTTGATTCGGCGTTGTCTCTTCCCTACGCCGGGCCGGATCAGGATGTTACCCTCACGAAAGAAGCATTTGCCCGTTTGGATCTAGACGTTTCTAAGGTGTTCATTACGGAAAACGAGGTCAACTTTTTGGCTTTTCCGAGGGTCCCCGGCGGTATGGTGATTTTCGGTGCCGGATACGGTTTCGACAATTTATCCTCGGCAGTTTGGCTCCGGAACAGGCAGGTTTTTTACTGGGGAGATCTGGATACCCACGGATTTGCGATCTTAAACCAGTTTCGATCTGTTTTCCCAAGAGCGAGCTCTTTCCTCATGGATCAGGAAACCCTTTTGAGGCATCGTGCCTTCTGGGGTTTGGAGACCCGACCGGAGATCTGCGACCTCCCTCGTCTCACGGAAGAAGAGAATGCTCTATATCGACGATTAGTGGAGAACGAATGGGGAGATAGGATCCGTCTAGAGCAAGAACACATAGGGTTCGGCTTTCTTATCGACGGGCTACGGCGGTTAGGTTCATAG